A section of the Mangifera indica cultivar Alphonso chromosome 12, CATAS_Mindica_2.1, whole genome shotgun sequence genome encodes:
- the LOC123192465 gene encoding probable aquaporin PIP1-2, whose translation MEGKEEDVRLGANKFTERQPIGTAAQVPDSKDYTEPPPAPLFEPGELTSWSFYRAGIAEFVATFLFLYITVLTVMGVVQSETKCKTVGIQGIAWAFGGMIFALVYCTAGISGGHINPAVTFGLFLGRKLSLTRALFYMVMQCLGAICGAGVVKGFEGASRYERLNGGANFVAHGYTKGDGLGAEIVGTFILVYTVFSATDAKRNARDSHVPILAPLPIGFAVFLVHLATIPITGTGINPARSLGAAIIFNRDRAWDDQWIFWVGPFIGAALAALYHVVVIRAIPFKSK comes from the exons ATGGAGGGCAAGGAAGAGGATGTTAGATTGGGAGCCAACAAGTTCACCGAGAGGCAGCCAATTGGAACGGCTGCTCAGGTTCCCGATAGCAAGGACTACACCGAGCCACCACCGGCTCCTCTTTTCGAACCTGGGGAGCTCACTTCTTGGTCCTTTTACAGAGCTGGTATCGCTGAGTTTGTAGCCACTTTTCTCTTCTTGTATATCACTGTTTTAACAGTCATGGGCGTCGTCCAGTCCGAGACCAAGTGCAAAACAGTCGGTATTCAAGGGATCGCTTGGGCGTTTGGTGGCATGATCTTCGCTCTCGTCTACTGCACAGCTGGAATATCAG GGGGACACATCAACCCAGCGGTGACATTCGGGCTGTTTTTGGGGAGGAAGTTGTCGTTGACAAGGGCACTTTTCTACATGGTAATGCAGTGCCTTGGCGCCATCTGCGGTGCTGGTGTGGTGAAGGGTTTTGAAGGAGCAAGCAGATACGAGCGGTTGAATGGTGGAGCTAACTTCGTGGCCCATGGTTACACCAAAGGTGATGGTCTTGGTGCTGAGATTGTTGGCACTTTTATTCTTGTTTACACCGTTTTCTCTGCCACTGATGCCAAGCGTAACGCAAGAGACTCCCATGTTCCT ATTTTGGCACCTCTGCCCATTGGTTTCGCTGTGTTCTTGGTTCACTTGGCCACCATCCCCATCACTGGAACTGGTATCAACCCAGCTAGGAGTCTTGGTGCCGCCATCATCTTCAACAGGGACCGCGCCTGGGATGACCAA TGGATTTTCTGGGTTGGACCATTCATCGGGGCAGCTCTTGCAGCTTTATACCACGTGGTGGTGATCAGAGCCATTCCTTTCAAATCAAAGTGa
- the LOC123192417 gene encoding LOW QUALITY PROTEIN: glycosylinositol phosphorylceramide mannosyl transferase 1-like (The sequence of the model RefSeq protein was modified relative to this genomic sequence to represent the inferred CDS: inserted 1 base in 1 codon) translates to MMMRGSFLFNGNRRTVQRFRQFAMQPKIKLILCCCIALTVVLLLCRGSSFMEWTDSRTELVDRFAPPRKRYAILMNTWKRYDLLKKSISHYASCPGLDSIHIVWSEPDPPSESLTKFLYNVVEKNSRXGHRVELKFDINKEDSLNNRFKEIKDLEADAVFSIDDDVIFPCSSVKFAFDVWQSAPDTMVGFVPRYHWKDDTGKYIYGGWWSVWWTGTYSMVLSKAAFLHKKYLRIYTNEMPASIREYITKNRNCEDIAMSFLVANMTGSPPIWVKGNIYEVGSTGISSLGGHTEKRTHCVNRFAAEYGLMPLVSTSVKAVDSRKLWFW, encoded by the exons atgatgatgagagGGAGCTTCTTGTTTAATGGCAACCGTCGAACGGTCCAAAGATTCAGACAATTTGCGATGCAGCCGAAGATAAAGCTTATACTCTGTTGCTGCATCGCGTTGACGGTGGTTCTACTACTTTGCCGCGGTTCCTCGTTCATGGAATGGACCGATAGCAGGACCGAGCTCGTGGATCGGTTCGCTCCGCCACG CAAACGATATGCAATTTTAATGAACACGTGGAAGAGATATGATCTATTGAAGAAATCGATTTCTCATTATGCCTCGTGTCCAGGACTTGACTCAATACACATTGTGTGGAGCGAGCCTGATCCTCCTTCAGAATcgcttacaaaatttttatacaatgtTGTAGAGAAGAATTCAA CAGGGCATCGGGTTGAACTGAAATTTGACATTAATAAGGAGGATAGCTTGAACAACAGATTTAAAGAGATTAAGGATTTGGAGGCTGATGCTGTTTTTTCAATTGATGATGATGTTATATTTCCTTGCTCGTCGGTGAAGTTTGCTTTTGATGTTTGGCAAAGTGCACCGGATACAATGGTTGGATTTGTACCTCGTTATCATTGG AAAGATGATACCGGTAAATACATATATGGTGGGTGGTGGTCTGTTTGGTGGACGGGCACATATAGTATGGTGCTTTCAAAGGCTGCCTTTTTGCACAAAAAATATTTGCGGATATACACAAATGAGATGCCAGCATCAATTAGAGAATATATAACTAAGAACAG GAACTGTGAAGATATTGCGATGTCCTTTCTTGTCGCGAATATGACTGGTTCTCCCCCTATATGGGTCAAAg GCAATATATACGAGGTTGGTTCGACTGGCATTAGTAGCCTGGGAGGTCATACTGAGAAAAGAACTCATTGTGTAAATAGATTTGCAGCCGAGTATGGCCTAATGCCACTGGTATCGACTTCCGTTAAGGCAGTTGATAGTCGCAAGCTCTGGTTTTGGTGA
- the LOC123192415 gene encoding uncharacterized protein LOC123192415, producing the protein MVINFASKSVRLILPCTLSSSPFSSKPASLISSSLLTTCTRRKPPLIFQNRVTNSGFGLCNSRGNNLKRFCSIEFDEFPEEELCKMIEGLAENFDVIDDEEEDKDKDKDTGNARTEVSCNARKKKHENDQKVKISAEFMPSQFEFLEHNLLGIHPEAEHWPERDEINRVNIEKKANCLGIPLSLKMIKRKQKWQQGFGDAGDFAHCSVKKAFSSLVYIIRELQNYALRIRENLYSEDLKEIMSKVQREMNISFVWLYQKVFSRTPTLMVYVMILLANFTVHSMSDHTVVAATSLSFSSCKTISEAEIDKQLEDSNSDVGNNGGGKIVRPTVDGTEGGDWHMRRSSPFVEQRRILPEVNHEMTEEEAELWNSMVEEASRMQEESRLEILHSETKKFFVTPITMRLEPEDYVDYFRTDLLYQMGVAEEPSNSLLLGNYAQLLHLVAQDYDRAEECYKRAVQVEPPDAEALSRFADFLWTVRKDLWGAEERYLQALAADPSNAYHASKYATFLWSTGGADTCFPLTN; encoded by the exons ATGGTAATAAATTTTGCATCAAAGAGTGTACGGCTTATATTGCCTTGTACACTCTCTTCTTCCCCTTTTTCTTCAAAACCGGCCTCTTTAATTTCCTCTTCTTTGTTGACAACTTGTACTAGAAGGAAACCAcctctaatttttcaaaataggGTGACGAATTCGGGTTTCGGGTTGTGTAATTCTAGAGGTAATAATTTGAAGCGTTTTTGTAGTATTGAGTTCGATGAATTTCCCGAAGAGGAGTTATGTAAAATGATTGAAGGTTTGGCagaaaattttgatgttatcgatgatgaagaagaagacaagGACAAGGACAAGGACACAGGCAATGCTAGAACAGAAGTTTCTTGCAATGCTCgtaaaaaaaaacatgaaaatgatCAAAAAGTTAAGATTTCAGCAGAATTTATGCCTTCACAGTTTGAATTCCTTGAGCATAATTTGCTCGGCATCCATCCAGAGGCAGAGCACTGGCCGGAGAGGGATGAAATTAATAGAGTgaacattgaaaagaaagcaaactGCCTTGGCATTCCTTTGTCCCTGAAgatgataaaaagaaaacaaaaatggcAACAGGGATTTGGGGATGCTGGGGATTTTGCTCATTGTTCAGTGAAGAAGGCATTTTCTTCATTAGTATACATTATTCGAGAGCTTCAGAACTATGCTTTACGTATAAGGGAGAACCTATATTCTGAAGACTTAAAGGAGATTATGAGTAAAGTCCAAAGAGAAATGAATATATCATTTGTTTGGCTCTACCAAAAAGTTTTTTCCCGAACTCCCACTTTGATGGTCTATGTAATGATCCTTCTGGCTAATTTTACAGTCCATTCAATGAGCGATCACACTGTTGTTGCTGCTACTTCACTTTCATTCTCGTCTTGTAAGACCATTTCAGAGGCAGAGATTGATAAGCAATTGGAAGACTCAAATTCTGATGTGGGCAACAATGGCGGTGGCAAAATAGTGAGGCCAACTGTCGATGGAACTGAAGGTGGGGATTGGCATATGCGCAGATCATCCCCTTTTGTTGAACAGCGCAGAATTCTTCCTGAGGTAAATCATGAAATGACTGAAGAGGAGGCAGAATTGTGGAACTCTATGGTGGAAGAAGCCTCAAGAATGCAAGAGGAATCGAGACTAGAAATTCTCCACTCTGAGACCAAGAAGTTTTTTGTGACGCCGATAACCATGAGGCTTGAACCAGAAGATTATGTGGATTATTTCAGAACAGATCTCCTCTACCAGATGGGCGTAGCTGAGGAGCCAAGTAATTCACTTCTGCTTGGAAATTATGCTCAGTTGCTACATCTAGTCGCTCAAGACTACGATAG GGCAGAAGAGTGCTACAAGCGAGCAGTCCAGGTAGAACCACCTGACGCCGAAGCTTTAAGTAGGTTCGCTGACTTCCTGTGGACAGTAAGAAAGGACCTCTGGGGTGCAGAAGAGAGATACTTACAAGCACTGGCAGCTGATCCAAGTAACGCTTATCATGCTTCCAAATACGCCACTTTTTTATGGAGCACCGGCGGTGCAGACACATGTTTTCCTCTCACCAATTGA
- the LOC123192416 gene encoding nematode resistance protein-like HSPRO2, with protein MVDLDCKAKMPSKSPKLSNKLHVSIPTAFPGATKSPVSCSDSTCSAYEQYLRLAELKNICCSREFPNWKNEAVLKPALQASEISFRFISIVLSDPRPYANRREFKRRLESLATSQIQLIANLCEEEDGSAPLVDLTTTDGVLARNGSSAEVWKLPDGGSSFVNRASEHSLLPRLATWQKSKDVAEKIMYTIECEMRRCLYTLGVGEPNLAGKPNLDYDAVCKPNELHALKKNPYYHVIDNQENQTVYTTHQILEAWIFTAQELLKRIVLRIENKEFEQASNDCYLLERIWKLLAEIEDLHLLMDPSDFLRLKNQLSIKSVSESDPFCFRSRGLVEITRHSKDLKHKVPLILGVEVDPSGGPRVQEAAMSLYSGQKDSVKIHLLQALQAVEAALKRFFYAYKQVLVVVMGSLEAKANRAVVSEESCDSLSQIFLEPTYYPSLDAAKTFLGEFWSHEKKQ; from the coding sequence ATGGTCGATTTAGATTGTAAAGCCAAGATGCCGAGCAAATCTCCGAAACTGTCAAACAAGCTTCATGTTTCTATTCCGACGGCTTTTCCTGGCGCTACGAAATCACCTGTTTCTTGCTCCGATTCGACTTGTTCTGCTTACGAGCAGTATCTTCGTCTTGCGGAGCTTAAAAATATATGCTGTTCAAGGGAATTTCCAAACTGGAAAAACGAAGCCGTTTTGAAACCCGCTTTACAAGCTTCGGAGATCTCGTTTCGGTTCATTTCAATTGTTTTATCTGATCCAAGGCCCTATGCGAACCGACGCGAGTTCAAGCGGCGGCTGGAGTCTCTAGCAACCTCTCAGATTCAGCTCATAGCTAATTTATGTGAGGAGGAAGACGGCTCGGCTCCATTAGTTGACTTGACCACGACCGACGGCGTTTTGGCTCGCAACGGGAGCTCCGCAGAGGTGTGGAAGCTTCCAGACGGAGGGTCAAGCTTCGTGAACAGAGCGAGCGAACACAGCTTGCTTCCGCGTCTCGCCACGTGGCAGAAATCCAAGGACGTAGCGGAGAAGATTATGTACACCATCGAGTGCGAGATGAGACGGTGTCTTTACACTCTAGGTGTTGGAGAGCCGAACCTGGCCGGAAAGCCGAACCTCGATTACGACGCCGTTTGCAAACCGAACGAACTCCACGCTCTAAAAAAGAACCCGTATTATCACGTTATAGACAATCAAGAGAACCAAACGGTATACACGACGCACCAGATTCTAGAGGCATGGATTTTCACAGCACAGGAGCTCCTAAAACGCATCGTTTTAAGGATCGAAAACAAAGAATTTGAACAAGCATCGAACGACTGTTATTTACTCGAAAGAATTTGGAAACTATTAGCGGAAATCGAGGACCTCCACTTGTTAATGGACCCGAGCGACTTCTTAAGACTCAAAAACCAGTTATCAATCAAATCGGTGTCCGAATCCGACCCGTTTTGTTTCAGATCACGTGGATTAGTCGAGATCACGAGACATTCTAAGGATTTGAAGCACAAGGTGCCGTTAATTTTGGGAGTGGAGGTTGACCCCAGCGGCGGCCCCAGGGTTCAGGAGGCGGCGATGAGTTTATACAGTGGGCAGAAAGATAGCGTGAAGATTCATTTGCTTCAAGCTTTACAGGCCGTGGAGGCGGCGCTGAAGAGGTTCTTTTACGCGTACAAGCAGGTGCTGGTGGTGGTTATGGGTAGTTTGGAGGCGAAAGCAAACCGAGCGGTGGTGAGTGAGGAATCGTGTGACTCGCTGAGTCAGATATTTCTGGAGCCGACTTATTATCCGAGTTTGGATGCGGCAAAGACCTTCTTGGGAGAGTTTTGGAGTCATGAAAAGAAACAGTGA
- the LOC123193736 gene encoding 60S acidic ribosomal protein P0 encodes MAVKPSKADKKIAYDGKLCQLLDEYHQILVASADNVGSQQLQNIRKGLRGDSVVLMGKNTMMKRSIRIHSEKTGNKSFLNLIPLLQGNVGLIFTKGDLKEVSEEVAKYKVGAPARVGLVAPIDVVVPPGNTGLDPSQTSFFQVLNIPTKINKGTVEIITPVELIKKGDKVGSSEAALLAKLGIRPFSYGLVILSVYDNGSVFSPEVLDLTEDDLVEKFAAGVSMVTSLALAISYPTLAAAPHMFINAYKNVLAVAVATEYSFPQADKVKEYLKDPSKFAVAAAPVAAADGATPAAAAKQEEKKEEPAEESDEDMGFSLFD; translated from the exons ATGGCGGTGAAACCATCGAAGGCTGACAAGAAGATCGCTTATGACGGCAAGCTATGCCAATTGTTGGATGAGTACCACCAGATCCTGGTGGCCTCCGCAGACAATGTGGGGTCCCAACAACTCCAGAACATCAGGAAGGGTCTTCGTGGCGACTCTGTTGTACTCATGGGAAAGAATACCATGATGAAACGCTCCATCAGAATTCACTCTGAGAAGACCGGCAACAAGTCTTTCCTTAACTTGATTCCGCTTCTtcag GGTAATGTGGGGTTGATTTTCACCAAGGGTGATTTGAAGGAAGTGAGTGAGGAGGTTGCCAAGTACAAG GTTGGAGCTCCTGCCCGTGTTGGTTTGGTTGCCCCAATCGATGTTGTTGTTCCACCTGGCAACACTGGGCTCGACCCATCTCAGACTTCTTTCTTCCAG GTTCTTAACATTCCCACCAAGATTAACAAGGGTACTGTAGAAATTATCACCCCTGTGGAGCTTATCAAGAAGGGTGACAAGGTGGGATCTTCGGAGGCTGCTTTGCTAGCAAAGCTTGGGATCAGGCCCTTCTCATATGGTCTAGTTATCCTGTCTGTCTATGACAATGGGTCTGTCTTCAGCCCAGAGGTGCTTGACCTTACTGAGGATGACCTGGTTGAGAAGTTTGCTGCTGGTGTTTCAATGGTTACCTCTTTGGCACTAGCCATCTCTTACCCAACTTTGGCAGCTGCACCACACATGTTCATCAATGCCTATAAGAATGTTCTCGCTGTTGCAGTTGCAACTGAGTATTCCTTCCCTCAGGCTGACAAAGTGAAAGAGTACCTTAAG GATCCCAGCAAGTTTGCTGTTGCTGCCGCACCAGTTGCTGCTGCAGATGGTGCTACTCCAGCTGCTGCTGCCAAGCaggaagaaaagaaggaagagCCTGCAGAAGAATCTGATGAGGACATGGGCTTCAGTTTGTTCGACTAA